One Candidatus Roseilinea sp. genomic region harbors:
- a CDS encoding protease gives MGWSFKIARVRSIDIKVHATFFLILIFGALQWAGSVPDNPLEGALFGVMLMILLFTCVTLHELGHSIVAQLFNIPVREIVLLPLGGVALIAKSPEKPWHELLIAAAGPAVNVLIAALLFLATGGIGVNLDVNALLVTLREPSLITMLIWLLFANISLVVFNLIPAFPLDGGRILRAVLAMGLGNTRATRIASTVGQISAVLLGILGIANGQLLLTLIALFIFFSAGQERGLTEARTVLNTLRVGDAYNKHALSLQIGDRVSTVVEYILTSYQPDFAVMQGNQIIGVITRNDVLRTLATDSIDRYVTEIMQRDFLRVEAHRSLDEVREILMESGAQLAAVFDGSRYLGLISLDDISEAFTVLTFVRRQNGLRWQGNATL, from the coding sequence ATGGGCTGGTCATTCAAAATTGCGCGCGTGCGCAGCATCGACATCAAGGTTCACGCCACCTTCTTCCTCATCCTGATCTTCGGCGCGCTACAGTGGGCCGGCAGCGTGCCCGACAACCCTCTCGAGGGCGCGCTGTTCGGCGTGATGCTCATGATCTTGCTCTTCACCTGCGTCACGCTGCACGAACTCGGCCACAGCATCGTCGCCCAACTCTTCAATATACCGGTGCGCGAGATCGTGCTGCTGCCGCTGGGCGGCGTGGCGCTGATCGCCAAAAGCCCGGAGAAGCCATGGCACGAACTGCTGATTGCCGCAGCCGGGCCGGCGGTGAACGTACTCATCGCCGCCCTGTTGTTCCTCGCGACCGGCGGCATCGGCGTCAATCTAGATGTGAACGCGCTATTGGTGACGCTGCGCGAGCCATCGCTCATCACCATGCTGATCTGGCTGTTGTTTGCCAACATCAGCCTCGTGGTGTTCAACCTGATCCCGGCTTTTCCGCTCGATGGCGGGCGCATCTTGCGCGCCGTGTTGGCCATGGGCCTGGGCAACACGCGCGCCACGCGCATCGCTTCGACCGTCGGCCAAATTTCCGCCGTGCTCCTCGGCATCCTCGGCATCGCCAACGGCCAGCTCTTGCTCACGTTGATCGCGCTGTTCATCTTCTTCAGCGCCGGACAGGAGCGCGGCTTAACCGAGGCGCGGACTGTGTTGAACACGCTGCGCGTCGGGGACGCTTACAATAAACACGCCCTGAGTTTGCAGATCGGCGATCGCGTAAGCACTGTCGTGGAATACATCCTCACCAGCTACCAGCCCGATTTCGCCGTCATGCAAGGCAACCAAATCATCGGCGTGATCACCCGCAACGATGTGCTGCGCACGCTGGCCACCGACAGCATTGACCGCTACGTGACCGAGATTATGCAGCGTGACTTCCTGCGCGTCGAAGCGCACAGATCGCTGGACGAGGTGCGCGAAATCTTGATGGAAAGCGGCGCACAGTTGGCCGCCGTGTTCGACGGCTCGCGCTACTTGGGCTTGATCAGCCTCGATGACATTAGCGAGGCATTCACCGTGCTTACCTTCGTCCGCCGTCAAAACGGGCTGCGTTGGCAGGGCAACGCGACGCTTTGA
- the hflX gene encoding GTPase HflX, translating to MPRSRIQYETTPEVQKAFLVGVEFKDPAYRARAGARLPLESSMEELALLCKTAGLEVVGQTTQTLDAPNPNTFIGPGKLEELIAWRSALDFDVVVFDDELSPRHLRELEEALGEDVVVLDRTGLILDIFAQHARTREGALQVELAQYEYRKPRLTRQWTHLARQAGGGAGRSGTGGVGLRGPGETQLEIDRRRIDERIARLKRELEEVRKQRAQHRAQRKRAAIPVVAIVGYTNAGKSTLLNAIAKADVLAEDKLFATLDPTTRRVRLPHGHLALFTDTVGFIQKLPTQLVAAFRATLEEVTEADALLHVVDITHPSAFEQAQTVIDTLRELGAGAKPVVTVLNKAEQLTPEQRRRLATGALGAGIFISALRREGLDTLLAEVEAVLFERLVPIRVRLPYKAGDLMALFRREGAVDSELPEERSVVLSGRIPGRLLDVFMPYAAGRSAP from the coding sequence ATGCCTAGATCGCGAATTCAATACGAGACTACACCTGAAGTTCAAAAAGCCTTTCTCGTCGGCGTAGAGTTCAAAGACCCCGCCTACCGGGCCCGAGCAGGCGCGCGTTTGCCACTCGAATCCTCAATGGAAGAGCTGGCGCTGCTGTGCAAGACCGCCGGCCTGGAAGTCGTCGGCCAGACCACGCAGACGCTGGACGCGCCGAACCCGAACACGTTCATCGGCCCGGGCAAGCTGGAAGAGCTGATCGCCTGGCGCAGCGCGCTCGACTTCGACGTGGTGGTGTTCGACGACGAACTGTCGCCGCGCCATCTGCGCGAGTTGGAGGAAGCGCTGGGCGAGGATGTGGTTGTGCTGGACCGCACCGGTCTGATCCTCGACATCTTCGCGCAACACGCCCGCACGCGCGAAGGCGCGCTCCAGGTCGAGCTGGCGCAGTATGAATACCGCAAACCGCGGCTGACCCGACAGTGGACGCACCTGGCGCGGCAAGCCGGCGGCGGCGCCGGCCGCAGCGGCACCGGCGGCGTGGGCCTGCGCGGCCCCGGCGAGACTCAGCTCGAAATCGATCGTCGCCGGATAGACGAACGCATCGCCAGGCTCAAGCGCGAACTGGAAGAGGTGCGCAAACAGCGCGCGCAACATCGGGCGCAACGCAAACGCGCCGCGATCCCTGTCGTCGCCATCGTCGGCTACACCAACGCCGGCAAATCCACGCTGCTCAACGCCATCGCCAAGGCGGACGTGCTGGCCGAGGACAAACTTTTCGCCACGCTCGACCCGACCACGCGCCGCGTGCGATTGCCGCATGGCCACCTGGCGCTATTCACCGACACCGTCGGCTTCATCCAGAAGCTGCCGACGCAACTGGTGGCCGCCTTCCGCGCCACGCTGGAGGAGGTGACCGAAGCCGATGCGCTGTTGCACGTGGTGGACATCACCCACCCCAGCGCCTTCGAGCAAGCCCAGACGGTCATAGACACGCTGAGGGAACTGGGCGCCGGTGCCAAGCCGGTCGTGACGGTGCTGAACAAGGCCGAGCAGCTCACGCCGGAGCAGCGCCGGCGCCTGGCGACCGGCGCGCTTGGCGCAGGCATCTTCATCTCCGCGCTGCGCCGGGAAGGCCTGGATACACTGCTGGCCGAAGTGGAAGCCGTGCTGTTCGAGCGGCTGGTGCCGATACGGGTGCGGCTGCCCTACAAAGCTGGCGATCTGATGGCGCTCTTCCGGCGCGAGGGCGCGGTGGACAGCGAGCTGCCCGAAGAACGCAGCGTGGTGCTCAGCGGGCGCATCCCCGGCCGATTGCTGGATGTGTTCATGCCTTACGCCGCCGGCAGGTCGGCGCCTTGA
- a CDS encoding aminotransferase class I/II (possible pseudo, frameshifted) codes for MNPICYLRPPAAGFLAGADLSANAIERARRASSGYLDLTSGNPTHHGLIFPPQVLRTAAEPYWATRRYDPDPLGLPAAREAIARYYLGRIPPLRLQPDQVVITASTSEAYSLLFTLLADPGDNLLAPDVTYPLFEHLAAAHHVALRAYRLDESRGWQIDEASLLAQADSRTRAVLIVSPHNPTGMIVQRPIVALDQLGLPVICDEVFADFTYRAPYTPPFATLHPALPVFTLNGISKMFALPDLKLGWIAMNAPAAAMFGARLEILNDLYLGANSLTQAMLPALFANGAEFTAAMRRRIRASLDMALAMLAGCSALRAQPPDGGVLSLRARAGLGRRRGISLAFARTRCAGPPRLLLRL; via the coding sequence ATGAATCCGATATGCTATCTTCGGCCCCCCGCCGCCGGCTTTCTCGCCGGCGCCGACCTCAGCGCCAATGCCATCGAACGCGCGCGCCGGGCGTCGTCCGGTTACCTCGACCTGACCAGCGGCAACCCCACGCACCACGGCTTGATCTTCCCGCCGCAGGTGCTGCGCACTGCCGCCGAGCCTTACTGGGCGACGCGGCGTTACGATCCCGACCCGCTTGGCCTCCCCGCCGCGCGCGAGGCGATCGCCCGCTATTACCTCGGCCGCATTCCCCCGCTCCGCTTGCAGCCAGACCAGGTCGTCATCACCGCCAGCACCAGCGAAGCCTATAGCCTGCTGTTCACGCTGCTGGCCGATCCGGGCGATAACTTGCTGGCGCCCGATGTGACCTATCCGCTCTTCGAGCACCTGGCCGCTGCGCATCACGTCGCCCTGCGCGCCTATCGCCTGGACGAATCGCGCGGCTGGCAGATAGACGAAGCGTCGCTGCTGGCGCAAGCCGACTCACGCACTCGCGCCGTGTTAATCGTCTCGCCGCACAACCCCACCGGCATGATCGTGCAACGCCCGATCGTCGCGCTCGACCAGCTCGGCCTGCCGGTGATCTGCGATGAGGTGTTCGCCGATTTCACCTACCGCGCGCCGTACACGCCGCCGTTTGCAACGCTGCACCCGGCGCTGCCGGTCTTCACGCTCAACGGCATCTCCAAGATGTTCGCCCTGCCCGATCTGAAGCTGGGCTGGATTGCCATGAACGCACCGGCCGCCGCGATGTTTGGCGCGCGCCTGGAGATCCTCAACGATCTCTACTTGGGCGCGAACTCGCTCACCCAGGCGATGCTGCCGGCGCTCTTTGCCAACGGCGCGGAGTTCACCGCCGCCATGCGCCGGCGCATTCGCGCATCATTGGACATGGCGCTGGCGATGCTGGCCGGCTGCTCGGCCCTGCGCGCTCAGCCCCCCGACGGGGGGGTACTATCTCTTCGCGCGCGCGCAGGGCTGGGACGACGAAGAGGCATTAGTCTTGCATTTGCTCGAACGCGGTGTGCTGGTCCACCCCGGCTTCTTCTACGGCTGTGA